AATCACTTAAAAGCTAGCAAGATTTGTTAGTAGTTATGGGTTTTATGTATTAATGATATTAGTGGTTTATATAGCGATAGAACTAGTACATAATTGTAGAGTAGGATACTTGTTAAAGAAGTATCAAAAGCACCAGACACTGTGTATTTGAAGGACCTGTGTATTTTACAGAGTGCAGTGTCCTGTTTTGGCctgcagagggagacagagacagctgTCTGAATTCAGAAAACTCCAGTCAAAGATGCACTTGGAAGTATAAAAAGGTAAATTAGTCAATGAAAATCTGAATTACAAGAAGGCTggtaaaaaaagttttattcatatttcattaaaacaaaagtcAACAGTGACTGGCTCCGCCCACAAAATGAGGGCAGTTCAGTTGCACTGTACGTTGTTACTCTTTACTCTTATCTTCtatactattttttatttttgcattgttaaggaGAGCTTGTAACACAAAAAATTCATTGCCAGCTATGACTGCTATGCCTGTTATGTTGTGCATTTGACTTATAAAgataacttgaacttgaacttcaATATTCAACCAATTTTTAACTCTAATGCAGACACACAGTTAATTTAAAAACCTATAATCCTCCCACTCTCACTGACACACTCAGCTAAGAGTTATAAGTTCTTCCTTTTGACCTCATGAACAGTTTGCTATATTCCAAATATACATGCTTAAGCAAACAGACCTATTGAAACACTATTTAACATCATTGTCACTTCATTAGTTGACATTTACTCTGTACAGTAACGGCAAGctttcatatttgttttgtagttgTCAGTGTTCCAATCAGACTGTACCAAGTTCTTACAAAGGGGGGTTTAATAGTTAACagatttttcttaatttttgtttaatttgtattttctgtgatggtgttgaataaatatttaaacttaTAGACCTCTTGTTTACttacatttttcttgtttttgtcttcatgttgAACTCCtccacttgttttgttttttaaatggtttgATCCGTGTCCATATTCACTATAGCCCAGTATCCACCAAGTGGTCCGGATTGGTTCCATTTAGTTTGGTTTGGTAACGGTTTGGTACGTTTTCCCAGGCAACCATACCCTCACTTGGTAGGCCAGCTCATATTTAAACGCGTGGTGTTTTGCGTTTTTCCTACATTACATCTGTCGCACAGGAAGTGGCAAatctttcgaccaatcaactGACTGCAGTAAGTCTAGCTCCAacctttagggtcggatcggtacACGGTAGGACGGTACAGATTacagttattttggtaccattcccgaCTTTTAACTGTAGGAACGCCATGCGTAACATAACAAACTGAACTAAACCAGCATTCACGcctttttgttaaattatttttcaatgtaAAAAACCTCTTCTTGAAAATCCATCTGTGACTTCTCATGCACCTAAAAGCTTGGAGGGGAAATTTCCAGTTGTGTAGAGGGAGCCCGTTTCAgtcgtctgtttttttttgtcctgataaaaacagaaaacatagagttaaagtttaaagttaGAGGTGCGTTTCATACTTTTATAAGCTAAATATCTTAACCTCTTTACCTGCGGCACCCGttactctcttcttcttcctcatctaAGGACCTCTGCATCACAgtctctgcagcagaaacacacgTTTAAAACCCCtgatcaacaaacacacagattcatCCACACACAGATTATTGGTATCTTCTTACAGTGACTTGTAGAAACTTTTCTGGTTCATCATGTGCTCTTTGAAGATGTTTACGGCTTTAAACAATTCCAGACTGGCCCGGTGTTCTTCTATCAACTTCATGTacctgtaaaacacacacacacacacacacacacacacacacacacacacacacacacacacacacacacacacacacacacacacacacacacacacacacacacacacacagaccgtcTTGAGAGACAACTTTTAACACCAGAAAACAGAATCATccgctggttagcttagcttagcataaagaaacGGTCAGCTTTGTTCCATGCAAAGGTATTAAAGTAATTAATCTTAACATAAGTGTaaatttgctgttttttctctgcAACCATTACTCTTATTCTTCAAAGACATTTTTGTACATCTACTTCAGTACAATTTTAAAATGCGTACGTACCTTTGCATCCAGGTGACCTCTTTCAGACTGTCCTGTCTCCACTCCTGATAGAGACTCTCAGCTGTAACGATAGACCCAGACACCTGCTCGAGTCCAGACTGAAGCTCCTGATCCTGGATCAGGAGGCTTCTGAGGCTGGATCGGGCCGACAGAGCCACCAGCAGGTAGATGGGATCCTCCAAAACCACTGAGTGGAAAGACTGCAGGGCCCAGATGAGCCAGGGTGGGGGAGGGGAAGTGAGGGTGGTCTGAAGAGGAGAGATTTATAGTTTTAAAAACTTtcatatttatcttatttatgaATAGTTGAGTGAATCTGTTCACATTATTCTCCACAATATAGTGAATTAAGTTTGAAAATTAaagcctgcagttcctcaaactGCCTCTAGAGGCTGGCTtgaaaagtgagtcaatccccaaagagccccatgttaaaaggTACAACTTTTGGagtggaaaaatactatctgtctgttgtctttgtttgacgttaaaagattaggatgatcgtgcgtcatttagcagttagaaactgtttctctgtatggcctCGGTCTGTCTCTCCAACAGGAACACTCCTCAGGATCTGGGTACAGCATGATCCTAAATCAGTGCCCTCCtgacaaaggagtttctgttggtgttccTCCGTACCAGGTGCCTTATAGAAAGAAGCTTGCAtagataaatcaccaggcaaACAGGCAGAAGGCGTAGTCACTAGGTCAAGCTGAAACCAGTGACGGTGTATCACTCCTGTATATGCAAAATACCTACAACTGtttactatatgcaataaaatacacaaagacaaaagactttgacttgagatctttcattaccaacagaaaaatccacaacactttacaacagaaataaagacGCTTCTAGCtcattataaaacatgaaacttCACAGGTGGGTTAATATTTACGTAACTCAACGCTTAGTGTGAAATCAGAGGGAAATGGCTGCCGTGTGAATATGGTCAATGCTATTTATAATCACAGCCACTGTGTGCGTCTCACCTGGTTTGTGCTGCTGtagtgtttcagtgtgtcctGAAGCAGTGATCTCACGTCGTCTGGTTCCTGTACGCTGCTGACCAGAGCCTGAAGGAATCAAAAAAGACCATTACATCATCACCTGGTTACACACCAGTTCATCTCAGaagcaaacagaacaaacaataaaatcaataacaaacaaataaacagaaggATGGACAGCACATACAAGCTGTGTTTCACTTCAGGGGCTGCATCCTTTGGAGGGTGCATTAGAAGACACAGTGCTGCGGTTGAAGTATGCTTCGAAGTCTCCTTCAAATGCTGCCAACAAACGCGTCCTACTTTTCCCTATTAATACACTATTAAACGTAAGTAATAGTTTAGACTAACATTTAAGAAATAGAAATCTATATGTTAGAAACTGAAAGGGTGGAATTTTAAATTATCTTTGAAGTAATAAGTTAAGAGACGTTGGTTATGTTAGATAGTTCTGGCGCAGATGTCGAGGTTGCTAGGGGTTGTCTAGGGTCCAGGTTGCCAggcaacaacagctgcaccagtCTCAATCCACTGCGCCGTGAGCGGTCTACAGAGGCAGAGTCCTTCGAAGGATACAGGtccagtttgaaaaaaaaaaagtcaagtcaaCACAGGAAGAAAAAGGTTTCCACTCACCTCCAGTGTGCTTCTGACTCTGTGCAGATAGAGCGCCTCCTGCTGGAGGAAGCTGGTGTAGCAGCCCTGCGTCAGCTGACCCGTCCGGAACTGTCTGACGAAAGAGGACGAGCGGAGAATGTCCTCCGCCAACATGTCGCTGTAACTCCAAACAACATCAAACACTCTCACACCGGGGACCAAGTCttagagagaagaaaaacaaactaataCTAGAATCAAAAGGTTAGAACATTTCTTTAGATTCAACTGCCCAACGCTGAATAACATAGTTAAAATTAGCACATTACACATCTACAGCAGttaaatgcaaaaaacacattcatacagctgttatATAAACTGTTTGGGGAGCTATTCACCATTATTGGATAGGATAGTGGACAGAGCAAGAAACCAGGTAGGGGATCGACATGCGGTTAAGGAGCCACAGGTAAGACTCAAACTTGGGCCACCTGTCTAGAGGACCACCACCTCCATACATGGGTCACCAACCATTATAGACATCTCCatccaaaaatgtttaatataatAGTTATTGACAGGGatcatttttcctcctctttgtccaTTAAACTTGAATACTTGAAGTATCATTTTAAACCAGTTAACTCACCTGACTCAACTGGTTTCCTGTCGATGGGAAGGACTTCAGAGCTGGAAATAAAcaaagaagattaaaaacagcACTTGTTCTGCAGTCAAATATATGATAAAAGCATCGTTCAGAACTTAGAAATCAGaataccaaaaaataaatcaagcattgtcttaatgctaagctaagctaactgtctGCCGACTGTATTTTCTTATTAGGCCTGCAGCTATAAAACGTGGAATCAATCTTTtcacctttctctcctgaagactccaaaagtgagtcaatcccaaTAATTTCTCTATCCCTGTCAACTACAGTTGTATGTGGGGGTAAAGGGCGGAGGGGTATATAACTAATTTGATCAATGCCTGAAGTTTGATAATCAGGAAACTTTTTGTACATACCTGCCTTCGACAGAGCAGATGAAGAACCTGAGCTCtccacagggggcgctgttTAGCTCTCCAtctgaacacaaaacacaaacacttagCTCAACAGATTTAATGAATCCATCCTATTACATATCTATTAATCAAGAGAACTACAATGACTAATCACTCCtcctgtgtgtattttgtttacTTTCTGGATCCATTTGCAAACAAGCCCCGCCCTCTCTTGTTTTTTCCTGACTCTGATTGGTCCAATCACTGATTCTCAAGGGGGGACTTTCCTTCCAGAACCAAGAGCTGTTCTTCTCCcgagaataaaaacagagacagagaggttcAGCGTTAGACttattctgctttatttatcgccttaaagtctttctatgtgatgtttcacacttaaatgtagaaatcaagtatttcctctgaaaataactctgtgagtcatgactgtctacaatgggtgtaacacccgagtcccactgtctgtgatgttttcagagttttcagagtcctatcttcactttgtttacatcgtcgggacggccggctgactcctcccctcgtgtataaaagttgtttaattgagggactagagaaaagaagaataacatactgtactcactgcttaactgtgtttctagatcacactcatttcaggtaaatttacatgcagtgtgaagataccagcataataaagatcgctagcattagcatgctaacacaacaatgcagcgccagttgttttggtttcatgctggagctcaagggcgacatctgctgggtcaaaacatcacatataaagcctttaatatacTTTATAAAGTGAtacaattaattaatttttatgGGTTGATTATTAGGAATCATTATTAGGTGAACCATTGAATTAGCAGTTTGTCTTTCTCTATGCTAACCTTGACAGATTGACCCATGGTTTGTTGTTATAGTAAATCTTTAAACACTTCCCAGAAATGGTAAAAAATACAGAAGCAGATAAAGTCAAAAAAGGAACTAAAACTCAAACGTTAACGtagacagcattttcaaaacAAGCCCTTAGGGTGTTTAGAACGAGAGCAGACATGAGCAGCACACCTTGTGCTGCTGATATCCGCCCAGCCACACCGACGTGTGTGTGCTCAGCTGGAGGGCGAACTGTCTCTCCTCAGGTGTGTGAAGAGACGCCAGGTCACCACCTGCCTGAGTGCACACcgtctaacacacacaaacacaaagcgtTAAACCACACGGACTATTCACATTTGAATTTGACGTGTGATactaagttgttgtttttattttttcacctcAGCGTTGCTCCAGGAGCTCCACACGGGGTAGAAAACGAAGCATCTCTGCCCGAACAGGAGCCACCGTGCTGGGCATGAAGTGACCGCCTCGGCCCCTGGACACAAATGatcagttaaaatgttaaaaacacacacacacacacacacacacacacacacacacacacacacacacacacacactgtcagcatgtgtttagtgtgtttgtatttaccTGAAGGCGACAGACAGGCAGACGTCTCAGTCAGGAGGACGGACAACACAAgaggaaacaacacacacaccatcatctACCTGCataggtaacacacacacacgaaaaggacgagaggatattaatctcagtttttttaattaaaggcaaagtttatcttttcagataaacattttattttctaccccattgacaaaaacaaaatataaataatgatgaataaataatcaaggattatatgttcaagtaatcagctgttttatgaagggaaatgtttcaactatttaagaaaataaaaacagtgtagAGTATTTGGCGATTGTAGTCGCGAACGCTGCAGTGAGAAAAAACATCCTCAGCCACTTCTTTGTCTGAGAGTCAGAACCTCAACCAACTTATTGAAATCATCTGGACacaagacaagaagacatcAGTTTAGAAACACCTTCAACAGGTAGAGCCGCTCTAGAGGAGCTTATCTGTGCTGAAGTGGCaccgtctctctgtctctctctctctctctgtctctctgtctctctgtctctctctctctctgtctctctgtctctctctctctctgtctctctctctttcactctctccctctctgtctctctctgtctttctgtctctctctgtctctctctgtctctctctctctctctgtctctctctctctctgtctctctctctctctgtctctctgtctctctctgtctctctgtctctctctgtctctctctctctctctctctctcattttgaTCAATAATCGATCGTAATTTGGCTTTCAGAGGAAACCTACCTGTTGTGCTGCGTTAGATTCGCTCAGCTCTCTGAACCTTGCACTCGCGGAAGTGTAAAACTGTGAGTGCcagaagagcagagagggagagaggggggggagggggaggggggggagagggagggggggaggataTAATCTCTGCCAAGTCATCGAGCAGCAAATCATTTGCCGCTCtccttttttataactttaataATTAACTTTTAACCTCTAACTTTGGCCCCCGCGCCGTGGACTGACTTCATGATGCATCAtgggaggctgtggctcagtgggtagagtcggtGGTCTCTCAAgaggaaggttgagggttcgatccccggctccttcagctacatgtctgatgacTCCTCAGGtaggacacttaaccccaagttgctccttctgctttaTCTGTGGTGTAATTAATTCTGAacgactctttacacagcggcctctaccatcagtgtgtgaatgtgtatgaatggatgagttaatactgatggactctttacacagcggcctctaccatcagtgtgtgaatggatgagttaatactgatggactctttactcagcggcctctaccatcagtgtgtgaatggatgagttaatactgatggactctttactcagcggcctctaccatcag
This portion of the Labrus bergylta chromosome 22, fLabBer1.1, whole genome shotgun sequence genome encodes:
- the LOC110001849 gene encoding uncharacterized protein, which encodes MMVCVLFPLVLSVLLTETSACLSPSGAEAVTSCPARWLLFGQRCFVFYPVWSSWSNAETVCTQAGGDLASLHTPEERQFALQLSTHTSVWLGGYQQHKNSSWFWKESPPLRISDWTNQSQEKTREGGACLQMDPENGELNSAPCGELRFFICSVEGSSEVLPIDRKPVESDLVPGVRVFDVVWSYSDMLAEDILRSSSFVRQFRTGQLTQGCYTSFLQQEALYLHRVRSTLEALVSSVQEPDDVRSLLQDTLKHYSSTNQTTLTSPPPPWLIWALQSFHSVVLEDPIYLLVALSARSSLRSLLIQDQELQSGLEQVSGSIVTAESLYQEWRQDSLKEVTWMQRYMKLIEEHRASLELFKAVNIFKEHMMNQKSFYKSLDCDAEVLR